A stretch of Falco rusticolus isolate bFalRus1 chromosome 2, bFalRus1.pri, whole genome shotgun sequence DNA encodes these proteins:
- the KLHL15 gene encoding LOW QUALITY PROTEIN: kelch-like protein 15 (The sequence of the model RefSeq protein was modified relative to this genomic sequence to represent the inferred CDS: inserted 1 base in 1 codon), whose protein sequence is MAGDVEGFSSSIHDTSVSAGFRALYEEGLLLDVTLVIEDHQFQAHKALLATQSDYFRIMFTADMRERDQDKIHLKGLTATGFSHVLQFMYYGTIELSMNTVHEILQAAMYVQLIEVVKFCCSFLLAKICLENCAEIMRLLDDFGVNIEGVREKLDSFLLENFVPLMSRPDFLSYLSFEKLMSYLDNDHLSRFPEIELYEAVQAWLRHDRRRWRHTDTIIQNIRFCLMTPSSVFEKVKTSEFYRYSRQLRHEVDQAMNYFHSVHQQPLMEMKSNKIRSAKPQTAVFRGMIGHSMVNSKILLLHKPRVWWELEGPQVPLRPDCLAIVNNFVFLLGGEELGPDGEFHASSKVFRYDPRQNTWLRMADMSVPRSEFAVGVIGRYVYAVAGRTRDETFYSTERYDITEDKWEFVDPYPVNKYGHEGTVLGNKLYITGGITSSSTSKQVCVFDPSKEGTVEQRTRRSQVVTNCWENKCKMNYARCFHKMISYNGKLYVFGGVCVILRASFESQGCPSTEVYDPDTDQWTILASMPIGRSGHGVAVLDKQIMXLGGLCYNGHYSDSILTFDPEENKWKEDEYPRMPCKLDGLQVCSLHFPEYVLEHVKRCS, encoded by the exons ATGGCAGGGGACGTGGAAGGGTTTAGCTCCTCCATCCATGACACCAGTGTCTCTGCTGGATTCAGAGCACTGTATGAGGAGGGATTGCTTCTTGATGTCACACTTGTCATTGAAGACCACCAATTTCAGGCCCATAAAGCACTGCTTGCCACCCAGAGTGATTACTTCAGGATTATGTTCACAGCTGATATGCGAGAACGAGATCAGGACAAAATCCATTTGAAAGGTCTGACAGCTACAGGCTTCAGTCATGTCCTCCAATTCATGTACTATGGAACTATTGAACTGAGTATGAACACTGTTCATGAAATTCTTCAGGCTGCCATGTATGTCCAGCTTATAGAGGTGGTAAaattttgctgctcttttctcttAGCTAAAATCTGCTTAGAAAACTGTGCAGAAATTATGAGACTTCTGGATGATTTTGGTGTAAACATCGAAGGAGTCAGGGAAAAGTTGGATTCCTTTCTGCTAGAGAATTTTGTGCCACTCATGTCCAGACCTGACTTCCTTTCATATCTGAGCTTTGAGAAGCTCATGTCTTACTTGGATAATGATCATCTGAGCAGGTTTCCAGAGATAGAGCTGTATGAAGCTGTTCAGGCCTGGCTGCGCCATGATAGAAGACGCTGGAGGCATACGGACACCATCATTCAGAATATCAGGTTTTGTTTGATGACACCATCCAGTGTTTTTGAGAAG GTAAAAACATCAGAGTTTTATCGATACTCCCGGCAGCTGCGACATGAGGTTGACCAAGCCATGAATTACTTTCATAGTGTTCACCAACAGCCTTTGATGGAAATGAAATCGAACAAAATTCGTTCTGCCAAACCTCAGACTGCAGTATTTAGAGGAATGATAGGACACAGTATGGTAAACAGTAAAATTCTTCTCTTGCACAAACCCAGGGTCTGGTGGGAACTAGAGGGTCCTCAAGTACCTTTAAGACCAGACTGCCTTGCCATTGTGAATAACTTTGTGTTCCTATTAGGTGGGGAAGAACTGGGGCCAGATGGTGAGTTTCATGCTTCATCCAAAGTGTTTAGATATGACCCAAGACAGAACACTTGGTTACGAATGGCAGACATGTCTGTTCCACGTTCTGAGTTTGCTGTTGGAGTTATTGGGAGGTATGTTTATGCAGTGGCTGGGAGAACGAGGGATGAAACATTTTACTCAACTGAACGATATGATATTACTGAAGATAAATGGGAGTTTGTGGATCCCTATCCAGTCAATAAATATGGACATGAAGGGACTGTGCTTGGTAACAAGTTGTATATCACTGGTGGAATTACATCTTCTTCAACTTCTAAgcaagtgtgtgtgtttgatCCCAGTAAAGAAGGGACAGTAGAGCAGCGAACAAGGAGATCTCAAGTGGTCACTAACTGTTGGgagaacaaatgcaaaatgaattaTGCAAGATGCTTTCACAAAATGATTTCTTATAATGGCAAGCTTTATGTCTTTGGTGGTGTCTGTGTGATCCTGAGGGCCTCCTTTGAATCTCAAGGATGTCCTTCTACAGAGGTTTATGACCCAGATACCGATCAATGGACTATATTGGCTTCTATGCCAATTGGTAGGAGTGGTCATGGTGTAGCTGTTCTGGACAAGCAGATAA TTCTTGGAGGCCTTTGTTACAATGGTCATTACAGTGACTCAATTCTCACCTTTGatccagaggaaaacaaatggaaagaagaTGAATATCCGAGGATGCCGTGCAAGCTGGATGGCTTACAAGTCTGCAGCTTGCACTTCCCTGAGTATGTTTTGGAGCATGTTAAACGCTGCAGCTAG